The Candidatus Pantoea soli genome window below encodes:
- the mraZ gene encoding division/cell wall cluster transcriptional repressor MraZ, which produces MFRGATLVNLDSKGRLAVPTRYRELLLAESQGQMVCTIDLHQPCLLLYTLPEWEIIEKKLARLSSMNPAERRVQRLLLGHASECQMDNAGRLLLANTLRQHASLSKEVMLVGQFNKFELWDEQTWYQQVRDDIDAEQSAQEPLSERLQDLSL; this is translated from the coding sequence ATGTTCCGTGGAGCAACGTTAGTCAATCTCGACAGCAAAGGCCGGTTGGCGGTACCAACGCGCTATCGCGAATTGCTGCTCGCAGAGTCTCAGGGTCAGATGGTTTGCACCATTGACCTCCATCAGCCCTGCCTGCTGCTTTATACCCTGCCCGAATGGGAAATCATTGAGAAAAAGCTGGCACGTTTATCCAGCATGAATCCCGCAGAGCGTCGCGTACAGCGACTGCTGCTGGGCCATGCCAGTGAGTGTCAGATGGATAATGCAGGTCGCCTGCTACTGGCCAATACGCTACGTCAGCATGCGAGCCTGAGCAAAGAAGTGATGCTGGTTGGACAGTTCAATAAGTTTGAGCTGTGGGACGAACAGACCTGGTATCAACAAGTCAGGGACGATATTGACGCAGAACAGTCGGCTCAGGAGCCTTTATCTGAGCGGTTGCAGGATTTATCGCTATAG
- the ilvI gene encoding acetolactate synthase 3 large subunit: protein MEMLSGAEMVVRSLIDQGVKQVFGYPGGAVLDIYDALQTVGGIDHVLVRHEQGAVHMADGLARATGEVGVVLVTSGPGATNAITGIATAYMDSIPLVILSGQVPSSLIGYDAFQECDMVGISRPVVKHSFLVKSTEEIPGVLKKAFWLAASGRPGPVVIDLPKDILNPANKLPYVWPETVSMRSYNPTLQGHKGQIKRALQTLLAAHKPVIYAGGGAITSGCEAELRQLAEQLNIPVTTSLMGLGAFPGSHRQCVGMLGMHGTYEANMTMHNADLIFGIGVRFDDRTTNNLAKYCPNATIMHIDVDPTSISKTVSADIPIVGDARQTLTQMLELLAQSEAKQELDSLRDWWQTIDGWRSRKCLEFDRSSEKIKPQAVIETICRLTHGDAYVTSDVGQHQMFAALYYQFDKPRRWINSGGLGTMGFGLPAALGVKMALPDETVICVTGDGSIQMNIQELSTALQYNLPVLVLNLNNRFLGMVKQWQDMIYSGRHSQSYMESLPDFVRLAEAYGHVGIAIQHPAELEEKLQLALDTVAKGRLVFVDVTVDGSEHVYPMQIRGGAMDEMWLSKTERT, encoded by the coding sequence ATGGAGATGTTGTCAGGAGCCGAAATGGTCGTCCGTTCGTTAATCGATCAGGGCGTAAAGCAGGTATTCGGTTATCCGGGCGGCGCGGTGCTCGACATTTATGACGCGCTGCAGACGGTCGGCGGTATTGACCACGTTCTGGTGCGTCACGAGCAGGGTGCAGTCCATATGGCCGATGGACTGGCGCGCGCCACCGGTGAGGTCGGCGTCGTGCTGGTCACGTCCGGTCCCGGCGCAACCAACGCCATTACCGGCATTGCTACGGCGTATATGGATTCCATTCCGCTGGTGATTTTGTCCGGCCAGGTGCCGTCATCGCTGATTGGCTACGATGCGTTTCAGGAGTGCGACATGGTCGGCATCTCCCGCCCGGTGGTCAAGCACAGCTTCCTGGTGAAAAGCACGGAAGAGATCCCTGGGGTTCTGAAAAAAGCCTTCTGGCTGGCGGCCAGCGGCCGTCCTGGCCCGGTGGTCATCGATCTGCCTAAAGATATTCTCAATCCGGCCAACAAGCTGCCTTATGTCTGGCCGGAAACGGTGAGCATGCGCTCTTACAATCCGACGCTACAGGGGCACAAAGGTCAGATTAAACGTGCGCTGCAGACGCTGCTGGCGGCGCACAAGCCGGTGATTTATGCCGGCGGCGGGGCAATTACCTCTGGCTGTGAAGCGGAACTGCGTCAGCTGGCAGAGCAGCTGAACATTCCGGTGACCACCTCTCTGATGGGGCTGGGGGCTTTTCCTGGCTCGCATCGTCAGTGTGTCGGCATGCTGGGCATGCACGGCACCTATGAAGCCAACATGACGATGCATAACGCGGATTTGATCTTTGGCATTGGCGTGCGCTTTGACGATCGCACCACCAACAATCTGGCGAAATATTGCCCGAATGCCACCATCATGCACATTGATGTTGATCCAACCTCTATTTCTAAGACCGTCAGTGCGGATATTCCTATCGTGGGCGATGCGCGTCAGACACTGACGCAGATGCTGGAACTGCTGGCGCAGAGCGAAGCGAAACAGGAGCTGGACAGCCTGCGTGACTGGTGGCAGACCATCGACGGCTGGCGCAGCCGTAAATGTCTGGAGTTTGATCGCAGCAGCGAGAAGATCAAACCGCAGGCAGTCATTGAGACGATCTGTCGGCTGACGCACGGGGACGCTTACGTTACCTCGGATGTAGGCCAGCATCAGATGTTTGCCGCACTCTATTATCAGTTCGACAAACCCCGCCGCTGGATCAACTCCGGCGGACTGGGCACCATGGGCTTTGGTCTGCCGGCGGCGCTGGGCGTAAAAATGGCGCTGCCGGACGAAACCGTAATTTGTGTCACCGGCGACGGCAGTATTCAGATGAACATTCAGGAGCTCTCCACTGCGCTGCAGTATAACCTGCCGGTGCTGGTGCTTAACCTGAATAACCGTTTCCTCGGCATGGTGAAACAGTGGCAGGACATGATCTACTCCGGTCGCCATTCACAATCCTATATGGAATCGCTGCCGGACTTTGTTCGTCTTGCAGAAGCCTATGGCCACGTGGGTATCGCCATTCAGCATCCGGCTGAGCTGGAAGAGAAGCTGCAGCTGGCGCTGGATACCGTGGCGAAAGGCCGTCTGGTCTTTGTTGACGTCACCGTGGACGGCAGCGAGCACGTTTACCCGATGCAGATTCGCGGCGGTGCGATGGATGAGATGTGGTTAAGCAAAACGGAGAGGACATAA
- the cra gene encoding catabolite repressor/activator, with the protein MKLDEIARLAGVSRTTASYVINGKARQYRVSEKTVEKVMAVVREHNYHPNAVAAGLRAGRTRSIGLVIPDLENTSYTRIANYLERQARQRGYQLLIACSEDQPDNEMRCIEHLLQRQVDAIIVSTSLPPEHPFYQRWINDPLPIIALDRALDREHFTSVVGADQDDAHTLAAELRQLPVKNVLFLGALPELSVSFLREMGFREAWKGDARNIDYLYCNSFDRAAAAALFEKYLEDHPMPEALFTTSFGLLQGVMDVTLKRDGRLPTDLAIATFGDHELLDFLECPVLAVGQRHRDVAERVLELVLASLDEPRKPKAGLTRIRRNLFRRGQLSRRVK; encoded by the coding sequence GTGAAACTGGATGAAATAGCGCGCCTGGCGGGCGTGTCACGCACCACGGCCAGCTACGTTATCAATGGCAAGGCGCGGCAGTATCGAGTCAGCGAAAAAACCGTCGAAAAAGTCATGGCGGTGGTGCGTGAACACAACTATCACCCGAACGCCGTGGCAGCCGGCCTGCGCGCCGGCCGCACGCGCTCCATTGGCCTGGTGATTCCCGATCTGGAAAACACCAGCTATACGCGTATCGCGAATTATCTGGAGCGTCAGGCGCGGCAGCGCGGTTATCAGCTGCTGATCGCCTGCTCAGAAGATCAGCCTGACAACGAAATGCGCTGTATTGAACATCTGCTGCAGCGCCAGGTGGATGCGATCATTGTATCAACCTCCCTGCCGCCGGAGCACCCCTTCTATCAGCGCTGGATCAACGATCCGCTGCCGATTATTGCGCTGGACCGCGCGCTGGATCGTGAACACTTCACCAGCGTGGTAGGGGCCGATCAGGACGATGCCCATACGCTGGCAGCTGAATTGCGTCAGCTGCCGGTAAAAAACGTCCTGTTCCTGGGGGCGCTGCCGGAGTTATCAGTGAGCTTCCTGCGTGAAATGGGCTTCCGGGAAGCGTGGAAGGGCGATGCGCGAAACATCGACTACCTCTACTGTAATAGCTTTGATCGCGCGGCGGCGGCAGCACTGTTTGAAAAGTATCTGGAAGATCACCCAATGCCGGAAGCGCTGTTTACCACCTCGTTTGGTCTGCTGCAGGGGGTGATGGATGTCACGCTGAAACGTGACGGGCGTCTGCCAACCGACCTGGCCATCGCAACCTTTGGCGACCACGAATTACTGGACTTTCTGGAGTGTCCGGTACTGGCCGTCGGGCAGCGCCATCGGGATGTCGCTGAACGGGTGCTGGAATTAGTTTTGGCTTCGCTCGATGAACCGCGAAAACCCAAAGCCGGTTTAACCCGTATCCGGCGTAATTTATTTCGCCGCGGACAATTAAGTCGTCGCGTAAAATGA
- the murE gene encoding UDP-N-acetylmuramoyl-L-alanyl-D-glutamate--2,6-diaminopimelate ligase has protein sequence MTDRNLRDLLAPWVPGAPARPLRDMTLDSRSAAAGDLFIAVAGHHADGRRFIPQAIAQGVAAVIAEAEGEASDGDIREMHGVPVIYLAQLPQRLSALAGRFYQQPADKLKLIGVTGTNGKTTTTQLIAQWASLLGETSAVMGTVGNGLYGQLVPSDNTTGSAVDVQHLLHDLAGQGATLAAMEVSSHGLVQHRVAALPFAAAVFTNLSRDHLDYHGDMQGYESAKWLLFSEHQVAESIINADDEVGRRWLQQLPDAVAVTLADNLQAGCHGRWLKATAVNYHDGGAHVQFSSSWGEGEFDSRLMGAFNVSNLLLALATLLALDYPLAALMATAGQLQPVCGRMEVFSAPGKPTVVVDYAHTPDALEKALEAARLHCKGKLWCLFGCGGDRDKGKRPLMGAIAEQFADIVVITDDNPRSEDPAAIVNDILTGLLDPGRARVVAGRAQAVTHAVMQAQADDIVLVAGKGHEDYQIIGNRRLDYSDRDTVARLLGVMA, from the coding sequence GTGACAGATCGTAACCTGCGCGACTTACTGGCCCCGTGGGTGCCTGGCGCGCCGGCGCGTCCACTCCGTGACATGACACTGGACAGCCGCTCTGCGGCTGCCGGCGATCTGTTTATCGCCGTGGCGGGCCATCATGCTGATGGACGTCGTTTCATTCCGCAGGCTATCGCTCAGGGCGTGGCGGCAGTGATTGCCGAAGCTGAAGGCGAAGCCAGCGATGGGGATATCCGTGAAATGCACGGTGTTCCGGTTATCTATCTGGCGCAGTTGCCGCAGCGCCTTTCGGCGCTGGCCGGGCGCTTTTATCAGCAGCCCGCAGACAAACTGAAACTGATTGGTGTCACTGGCACCAACGGCAAAACCACCACCACGCAGCTGATTGCGCAGTGGGCCAGCCTGCTGGGAGAAACCAGCGCGGTGATGGGCACGGTGGGCAATGGGTTATATGGACAGCTGGTGCCGAGTGATAACACCACCGGCTCGGCGGTCGACGTACAGCACCTGCTGCATGATTTGGCCGGACAGGGCGCAACCCTGGCGGCAATGGAAGTCTCTTCACATGGTCTGGTCCAGCACCGCGTGGCGGCCCTGCCGTTTGCTGCGGCGGTATTTACCAATCTGAGCCGCGATCACCTCGACTATCACGGTGATATGCAGGGCTATGAATCCGCTAAATGGCTGCTGTTCTCGGAGCATCAGGTCGCTGAATCCATTATTAACGCCGACGACGAAGTCGGACGCCGCTGGCTGCAGCAGCTGCCGGATGCGGTGGCGGTCACCCTGGCGGACAACCTGCAGGCGGGCTGTCACGGGCGCTGGCTGAAGGCCACCGCGGTGAACTATCACGATGGCGGTGCGCATGTGCAGTTCAGCTCCAGCTGGGGAGAAGGGGAGTTTGACAGCCGGCTGATGGGCGCGTTTAACGTCAGCAATCTGCTGCTGGCGCTGGCGACCCTGCTGGCGCTGGATTATCCGCTGGCGGCGCTGATGGCGACGGCAGGTCAGCTGCAGCCTGTCTGCGGACGCATGGAGGTGTTCAGCGCACCGGGCAAGCCAACCGTGGTGGTGGATTATGCCCACACGCCAGATGCGCTGGAAAAAGCGCTGGAAGCGGCGCGTTTGCACTGTAAAGGCAAGCTGTGGTGCCTGTTCGGTTGCGGCGGCGATCGCGACAAAGGCAAGCGACCGCTGATGGGCGCCATTGCCGAACAGTTTGCGGACATCGTTGTGATTACTGACGACAACCCACGCAGCGAAGATCCGGCGGCGATCGTTAATGACATTCTGACCGGCCTGCTGGATCCGGGCCGCGCGCGCGTGGTCGCAGGGCGCGCGCAGGCAGTGACGCATGCGGTAATGCAGGCGCAGGCCGATGACATCGTGCTGGTGGCCGGCAAAGGCCATGAAGATTATCAGATCATTGGCAACCGTCGTCTTGACTACTCCGATCGCGACACCGTCGCCCGTTTACTGGGGGTGATGGCATGA
- the ftsL gene encoding cell division protein FtsL — protein MIGNERHSLPGVIGGDLLRFGKIPVLLLIAVLVSSVLVVTTTHKTRLLTAQREQLVLERDALDIEWRNLILEENALGDHSRVERIATDKLQMQHVDPSQENIVVQK, from the coding sequence ATGATTGGCAATGAGCGCCACAGTTTACCCGGCGTTATCGGCGGGGATCTGCTGCGCTTTGGCAAGATTCCGGTACTGCTGCTGATTGCGGTGCTGGTCTCTTCCGTGCTGGTGGTGACCACCACGCATAAGACCCGTCTGCTGACGGCGCAGCGTGAACAGCTGGTGTTAGAGCGTGATGCGCTGGATATCGAATGGCGCAACCTGATTCTGGAAGAGAACGCCCTCGGCGATCACAGCCGGGTAGAACGCATAGCCACCGACAAGCTGCAGATGCAGCACGTCGATCCGTCACAGGAAAACATTGTGGTGCAGAAATAA
- the leuL gene encoding leu operon leader peptide encodes MSRSFRLLGLLLNASSLRGRLVGGIKH; translated from the coding sequence ATGTCCCGTTCTTTCCGCCTACTCGGTCTACTACTAAACGCATCCAGTTTGCGCGGTAGACTCGTGGGCGGAATCAAACACTGA
- a CDS encoding peptidoglycan glycosyltransferase FtsI: MSGAGKTLKLRKQEDKASFVSWRFALLCGCILLALGGLLSRVAWLQVISPDKLVKEGDLRSLRVQQVPTARGMISDRAGRPLAVSVPVNAIWADPKELTEHGGVTVDSRWKALSDALSIPLDQLAARVNANPKGRFIYLARQVNPAIGEYVKKLKLPGIYLRQESRRYYPAGQVTAHLIGFTNIDGQGIEGIEKSFDKWLTGEPGERTVRKDRYGRVIEDISSVDSRAAHNLTLSIDERLQALVYRELNNAVAFNKAESGTAVLVDVNTGEVLAMANSPAYNPNNLSNTPKDVMRNRAITDIFEPGSTVKPMVVMTALQRGVVKENSVLNTVPYRVNGHEIKDVARYNELTLTGVLQKSSNVGVSRLALAMPSSALVETYARFGLGKPTNLGLVGESSGLYPQKQRWSDIERATFSFGYGLMVTPLQLARVYATIGSYGINRPLSITKVDPPVAGDRVFPEDVVRTVMHMMESVALPGGGGVKAAIKGYRIAIKTGTAKKVGPDGRYVNKYIAYTAGVAPASRPRFALVVVINDPQAGKYYGGAVSAPVFGAIMGGVLRTMNIEPDALPTVDKNELVKNRSEESSDRS, translated from the coding sequence ATGAGCGGCGCGGGCAAAACGCTGAAGTTAAGAAAACAGGAAGATAAAGCCAGCTTTGTAAGCTGGCGTTTTGCGTTGCTGTGCGGCTGCATTTTACTGGCGCTGGGCGGGCTGCTTTCCCGCGTGGCGTGGCTGCAGGTGATCAGCCCGGACAAGCTGGTGAAAGAGGGCGATCTGCGCTCGCTGCGCGTACAGCAGGTACCCACCGCGCGCGGCATGATCAGCGATCGCGCTGGCCGTCCTCTGGCGGTCAGCGTGCCGGTGAATGCTATCTGGGCCGATCCGAAAGAGCTGACCGAACACGGCGGCGTCACGGTCGACAGCCGCTGGAAAGCCCTCTCTGACGCACTGTCGATTCCGCTCGATCAGCTGGCCGCCCGCGTGAATGCCAACCCGAAAGGGCGCTTCATCTATCTGGCGCGTCAGGTCAATCCCGCCATCGGTGAATACGTTAAAAAGCTGAAGCTGCCCGGCATCTATCTGCGCCAGGAGTCGCGTCGCTACTATCCGGCAGGCCAGGTCACCGCGCATCTGATTGGCTTCACCAACATTGACGGCCAGGGCATCGAAGGCATCGAAAAGAGCTTCGATAAATGGCTCACCGGTGAACCAGGCGAGCGTACCGTGCGTAAAGATCGCTATGGCCGCGTCATTGAAGATATCTCCTCCGTCGACAGCCGTGCCGCGCACAATCTGACGCTGAGTATTGATGAACGCCTGCAGGCGCTGGTTTACCGCGAGCTGAATAACGCGGTGGCATTCAACAAAGCCGAATCCGGCACTGCCGTGCTGGTGGACGTCAACACTGGCGAAGTACTGGCGATGGCCAACAGCCCGGCTTACAACCCGAATAACCTCAGCAACACGCCAAAAGATGTGATGCGCAACCGCGCCATCACCGACATCTTTGAACCCGGTTCAACCGTGAAGCCAATGGTGGTGATGACCGCATTACAGCGCGGCGTGGTGAAAGAGAACAGCGTACTGAATACCGTGCCGTACCGCGTAAATGGTCATGAGATCAAAGACGTGGCGCGCTACAACGAACTGACCCTTACCGGGGTTCTGCAGAAGTCGAGTAACGTCGGGGTTTCACGCCTCGCGTTAGCGATGCCCTCCTCAGCGCTGGTAGAAACTTACGCGCGCTTTGGATTGGGTAAACCGACCAATTTGGGGCTGGTCGGGGAAAGTAGTGGCTTATACCCTCAAAAACAACGGTGGTCTGACATAGAGAGGGCCACCTTCTCTTTCGGCTACGGGCTAATGGTAACGCCGTTACAGTTAGCGCGTGTCTACGCAACCATTGGCAGCTACGGCATCAACCGTCCGCTATCGATCACCAAAGTTGACCCGCCGGTGGCAGGCGACCGCGTCTTCCCGGAAGACGTGGTCAGAACGGTCATGCACATGATGGAGAGCGTGGCGCTGCCTGGCGGCGGTGGGGTAAAAGCCGCCATCAAAGGCTATCGCATCGCCATCAAAACCGGTACCGCGAAGAAGGTCGGGCCGGATGGTCGTTACGTTAACAAATACATTGCCTACACCGCCGGCGTAGCGCCTGCCAGCCGCCCGCGCTTTGCGCTGGTGGTGGTAATTAACGATCCGCAGGCCGGTAAATATTATGGTGGTGCGGTTTCCGCACCCGTCTTTGGCGCCATCATGGGCGGTGTATTACGTACCATGAACATCGAGCCGGATGCGCTGCCAACAGTCGATAAAAACGAGTTGGTAAAGAACAGAAGTGAGGAATCAAGTGACAGATCGTAA
- the leuA gene encoding 2-isopropylmalate synthase, producing MSQQVIIFDTTLRDGEQALQASLSVKEKLQIALALERMGVDVMEVGFPVSSPGDFESVQTIARTIKNSRVCGLARCVEKDIDAAYESLRVAEAFRIHTFIATSPMHIATKLRSTLPEVIERAVHMVKRARNYTDDVEFSCEDGGRTPIDDLCRMVEAAIDAGAKTINIPDTVGYTLPGEYANIISQLINRVPNIDKAILSVHTHDDLGMATGNAIAAVLAGARQVEGTLNGLGERAGNCALEEVIMAIKTRQQIMNVHTNIHHQEIYRTSQIVSQICNMPIPANKAVVGSNAFAHSSGIHQDGVLKNRENYEILTPESIGLHKIQLNLTSRSGRAAVKHRMEEMGYKEADYNLDALYDAFLKLADKKGQVFDYDLEALAFINKQNEEPEYFQLNEFNVQTGSSVTATASVQLGCGDEVKADAATGNGPVDAVYQAINRITGLEAELVNYKLTAKGHGENALGQVDIVVNYNGRKFHGVGLATDIVESSAKAMVNALNNIWRAKQVEKELQRKFKDQKEMV from the coding sequence ATGAGCCAGCAAGTTATTATTTTCGATACCACTCTGCGTGACGGCGAACAGGCATTACAGGCCAGCCTGAGTGTTAAAGAAAAACTGCAGATCGCCCTGGCGCTGGAACGTATGGGCGTGGACGTAATGGAAGTCGGCTTCCCGGTCTCTTCGCCGGGTGATTTTGAATCGGTGCAGACCATCGCGCGCACCATTAAAAACAGCCGCGTTTGCGGGCTGGCGCGCTGTGTTGAAAAGGATATTGATGCAGCCTATGAATCACTGCGCGTGGCAGAAGCCTTCCGCATTCATACCTTTATCGCCACCTCACCGATGCACATCGCTACCAAGCTGCGCAGCACGCTGCCGGAAGTGATCGAGCGCGCGGTCCATATGGTCAAACGGGCGCGTAACTATACCGATGACGTCGAATTCTCCTGCGAAGACGGCGGCCGTACTCCGATTGACGACCTGTGCCGCATGGTGGAAGCCGCCATTGATGCCGGGGCGAAAACCATCAATATTCCCGATACCGTTGGCTACACGCTGCCCGGTGAATACGCCAACATCATCAGTCAGCTGATCAACCGCGTTCCGAACATTGATAAAGCCATTCTCTCTGTCCACACCCACGATGACCTCGGCATGGCCACCGGTAACGCCATCGCTGCCGTGCTGGCGGGTGCGCGTCAGGTAGAAGGCACGCTGAACGGTCTGGGTGAACGCGCCGGGAACTGTGCACTGGAAGAGGTGATCATGGCGATCAAAACCCGCCAGCAGATCATGAACGTGCACACCAATATCCATCATCAGGAAATTTACCGCACCAGCCAGATTGTCAGCCAGATTTGCAACATGCCCATTCCGGCCAACAAGGCGGTGGTGGGCTCCAACGCGTTTGCACACTCTTCAGGTATCCATCAGGACGGCGTGCTGAAAAACCGCGAAAACTACGAAATCCTGACGCCAGAGTCGATTGGCCTGCACAAAATCCAGCTGAATCTCACCTCACGTTCCGGCCGTGCCGCTGTAAAACACCGCATGGAAGAGATGGGCTACAAAGAGGCGGATTACAACCTGGATGCGCTGTATGACGCGTTCCTGAAGCTGGCCGACAAAAAAGGTCAGGTGTTTGATTACGATCTGGAAGCGCTGGCCTTCATTAATAAGCAGAACGAAGAGCCGGAATATTTCCAGCTGAACGAATTCAATGTGCAGACCGGCTCCAGCGTCACAGCAACCGCGTCAGTGCAGTTAGGCTGTGGCGATGAGGTCAAAGCCGATGCGGCCACCGGTAATGGTCCGGTTGATGCCGTGTATCAGGCCATCAACCGCATCACCGGACTGGAAGCCGAGCTGGTGAATTACAAACTCACGGCCAAGGGTCACGGTGAGAACGCGCTGGGACAGGTGGACATTGTGGTCAATTACAACGGCCGTAAATTCCACGGCGTGGGCCTGGCAACCGATATTGTCGAATCCTCTGCCAAAGCGATGGTCAATGCCCTGAACAACATCTGGCGTGCTAAGCAGGTAGAAAAAGAATTGCAGCGTAAATTCAAAGATCAGAAGGAAATGGTGTAA
- the ilvN gene encoding acetolactate synthase small subunit: MRRILSVLLENESGALSRVVGLFSQRGYNIESLTVAPTDDPTLSRMTIQTVGDEKVLEQIEKQLHKLVDVLRVSELGQGAYVEREIMLVKIQATGYGREEVKRSAEIFRGQIIDVTPTLYTVQLAGTSDKLDAFLNTVREVAEIVEVARSGIVGVSRGDRVMR; encoded by the coding sequence ATGCGCCGTATTTTATCAGTGCTGCTGGAAAACGAATCCGGCGCATTGTCCCGCGTCGTGGGCCTGTTTTCACAGCGCGGCTATAACATTGAAAGCCTGACCGTTGCCCCCACGGACGATCCTACCCTGTCCCGCATGACGATTCAGACGGTAGGCGATGAAAAAGTGCTGGAGCAGATTGAGAAGCAGCTGCACAAGCTGGTGGACGTGTTACGTGTCAGCGAACTGGGGCAGGGCGCCTACGTTGAGCGTGAGATCATGCTGGTAAAAATCCAGGCGACCGGTTACGGCCGGGAAGAGGTTAAACGCAGCGCCGAGATTTTCCGCGGGCAGATTATCGACGTGACGCCAACGCTGTACACGGTTCAGCTGGCGGGCACCAGCGATAAACTGGATGCTTTCCTTAATACCGTGCGCGAAGTGGCAGAAATTGTTGAAGTAGCGCGTTCGGGCATCGTTGGCGTTTCACGCGGCGATCGCGTCATGCGCTGA
- the rsmH gene encoding 16S rRNA (cytosine(1402)-N(4))-methyltransferase RsmH, which translates to MQENFKHTTVLLDEAVNGLNIREDGIYIDGTFGRGGHSRLILSQLGANGQLLAIDRDPQAIAAAAEIKDPRFSIVHGPFSALAEYVEARGLTGKIDGVLLDLGVSSPQLDDAERGFSFMRDGPLDMRMDPTRGQSAAEWLLGAEEADIAFVLKTYGEERFAKRIARAIVERNREQPMTRTKELAEVIAAATPVKDKFKHPATRSFQAIRIWINSELEEIDTALKGALSVLAPGGRLSVISFHSLEDRLVKRFMRDQSRGPQVPAGIPMTESQLKALGGRELKTLGKLIPGEAEVQENPRARSSVLRIAERTAS; encoded by the coding sequence ATGCAGGAAAATTTTAAACATACCACGGTGCTGCTGGATGAGGCGGTTAACGGCCTCAATATCAGGGAAGACGGCATTTATATCGACGGCACCTTTGGTCGCGGCGGCCACTCACGCCTGATCCTGTCGCAGCTGGGCGCGAACGGGCAGTTGCTGGCAATCGATCGCGATCCGCAAGCCATAGCCGCAGCCGCTGAGATAAAAGATCCGCGCTTTTCTATTGTTCACGGGCCCTTTTCGGCGCTGGCGGAATATGTGGAAGCGCGCGGGCTGACGGGCAAAATTGACGGCGTACTGCTCGATCTCGGCGTCTCTTCTCCGCAGTTAGACGATGCTGAACGCGGCTTCTCCTTTATGCGCGACGGGCCGCTGGATATGCGTATGGACCCGACGCGCGGACAGTCGGCAGCAGAATGGCTGCTGGGGGCGGAAGAGGCCGATATCGCGTTTGTACTGAAGACATACGGAGAAGAGCGTTTCGCCAAACGCATTGCCCGTGCCATTGTCGAGCGCAATCGTGAACAGCCGATGACGCGAACCAAAGAGCTGGCCGAGGTAATTGCGGCGGCTACGCCGGTAAAAGACAAGTTTAAACACCCGGCGACCCGCAGTTTTCAGGCTATCCGCATCTGGATTAACAGTGAGCTGGAAGAGATCGACACCGCGCTGAAAGGGGCACTGTCGGTGCTGGCCCCCGGTGGCCGGTTATCAGTTATCAGTTTCCATTCGCTGGAAGATCGGCTGGTGAAACGCTTTATGCGCGATCAGAGCCGCGGGCCGCAGGTGCCGGCCGGTATTCCGATGACCGAAAGCCAGCTGAAAGCGCTGGGAGGCCGTGAGCTGAAAACGCTTGGCAAGCTGATTCCGGGCGAAGCGGAAGTCCAGGAAAACCCCCGCGCACGCAGTTCCGTACTGCGCATCGCTGAGAGGACGGCATCATGA